The Psychrobacillus sp. FSL K6-2836 nucleotide sequence CAATTCCATTATAGTAGATTTCTATTGAAATTTCTATAGATATTATGATATTTACAAATAATTCACATTTCTCTTTAGTTTAGGAACATGCTAGAAATACAGCATTATCTAAGTTTTTTCAGAGTAATAGCTAGAGGGTAATGGATAAATTTTCCTATTTGTAAGTAAATTCACTTTGAGAGCAAGTAAACAAACAGCGAACACAAGTTATAGACATGCCACAGCAAGTAAATGGTCTACGGGGATGTTGTTTATAGTTTAAAAGAAGGTCATAAAATGCCTTCTTTTTTTGTGTCTTTTCCTATAAAAAGTGTAAAATGGAGTATAAGCATTATTTAGGGGGAAACAAATATGAACTGGTTAGAACTAGCAGAATCGAAAAAATCAGATATTGTAGCAGAATTACAAAGATTAATACAAATTCCAAGTGTGATGGATGAAAAAGAAGGTAATGATGAAATGCCTTTTGGTCCCAAGCCATTAGAAGCTCTTTTACACATGTTGAATGAAGGTGAGCAAGAAGGATTTATAACAAAGAACGTGGATAATGTAGCTGGACATATTGAAATGGGTGAAGGGGAAGATATTTTAGGAATCCTTTGTCATGTTGATGTTGTGCCAGAAGGTAAAAATTGGACGTATCCACCATTTGAAGGCGTTGTAGCAGAGGATAAAGTATACGGACGCGGTGCAATAGACGACAAAGGTCCAACAATAGCCGCTTGGATGGCGATGAAATTAGTGAAAGAAGCTGGAATTGAGCTTTCGAAAAAAGTCCGTCTCATCATTGGAACAGACGAAGAAAGTGGATTCCGTTGTATGGCTAGATATTTTGAAAAAGAAGCAATGCCCCAAATGGGATTTGCCCCTGATGCAGATTTTCCGATTATTAATGCAGAAAAAGGGATTGCAAATCTAATCTTTACGCAAACTGGTTCAGCTGATACAGAAACGATTCAATTTTTTCAAGCAGGTAAACGCACAAATATGGTGCCAGATGAAGCATTTGCTGTAATTTTCGGTGGTCTACATATGATCAAAGAAAAATTCCAAGCGTTTGCAACAGAACATAATGTAGAAGGAGAAGTTACGCAAGAAGGTCCTATGGTTAAAGTACTTGTGCATGGTAAATCAGCACATGCAATGGAACCAGATGATGGTGTCAATGCGGGAATTTTATTGGCAAAATTCTTACAAAGTATTAACTTGACTCCTCATTCAAAAGCATTCGTCAACTTTTTAGTAAGTTCCTTCGGAGAAGAAAGCAGAGGGCATGCACTGGCACTTAATTTTACAGATGAGATTTCAGGGGATACGACTTTAAATCCAGGGGTTATTCATTATGCACCTGCACAGGGATCTTGTACACAGGTGAGTATGCGTTATTCTGTAAGCTATCCTTTCGATGAACAATTAAGTGCATGTAGAGAGGTGCTTAGTAGTACAGGTATTACATTGGATTTGGGTACTAATGCTAAGCCGCATTATGTCGATAAAGAAGATATACTCATTAAAACATTACAAAAAGTATACGAAAAACATACCGGTGAGACAGCAGAGCTATTATCTATCGGTGGTGGCACGTATGCGAGAGTATTAGAAAAAGGGGTAGCATTTGGTATGCTTTTCCCAGGTAGAACAGATGTAGCTCATCAAATAGATGAATATGTAGATATTGAAGATTTAGTTAAAGCAACTGCAATTTATGCAGATGCTATAGTAGAACTTGCTGGAAGCTCAAAATTGGAGGAGAAATAAGCATGGTAAAAGTATTATGGAATGATCAATTTGTACAAGAAGAAGATGTGAAAATTGGATACGAAGATCGTGGTTATCAATTTGGTGATGGAATTTATGAAGTGATTAAAATATATAACGGAGATATGTTCACTGCAACAGAGCATATTGATCGATTGTATGCGAGTGCTGACAAAATTCAATTAGTCATTCCATATACAAAAGACGTCATGCATAAAATGCTACACGATCTTATAGAAATGAACGAGCTTCAAGATGGGCAAGTGTATCTTCAATTTACGCGCGGTACTAGTATGCGTCAACATAATTTCCCGATTCCGTCGGTTGAATCCGTATTAACAGCTTATACAAAGGAAACTGTACGTCCTCTATCACAGCTAGAAAATGGAGTCAAAGCTTGCTTTGTAGAAGATCTCCGCTGGCTTCGTTGTGATATCAAATCGTTAAATTTATTAGGAAATGTGTTAGCAAAACAGGAAGCAATCAGTAAAGACTGCTATGAGGCGGTTTTACATCGTGGAGAAACAATTACGGAAGGTTCATCTTCTAATATGTACGGTATTAAAGATGGCGTTTTATATACACATCCAGTTAGCAATTTAATACTTAATGGAATTACTCGCCAAGTTATTTTAAGCTGCTGTGAAGAGGTAGGGCTTCCAGTAGTTGAAGAAGCATTTACAAAAGCACAAGCACTTGAGATGGATGAAATGATTATGTCTTCGACAAATGCGGAAGTAATGCCAATAATTTCGATTGACAGTAAATTAATCGGTAACGGAAAACGTGGCAAATGGACCCAAAAGCTTCAAGTAGCATTTGAAAAAAGAATTCCTTCGTCCGTTAAAATATGACCAAGCATTATTTTATCGCTGTAAAAATTCCAAAGCAGATAGCAAATGCAATTATTCACGAACGTGATAAAACAAATTTACTAAAGACACATAAAGTGTTACCTGTGGCAGAAGATTTGCATATTACACTCTATTATTTAGGGCATGTAGAAGATAGTACATTAGAGCAGATAATTCATGCTCTTCACCAATTAGTATGGGAACCGTTTGAACTGAAGACAAGTGGAGTGGCGCATTTTGGAAATGAAGCCACTCCACGCGTTGTATATACCGCCTTGGAAAAAAGTAATCCATTGCAATTATTACAAAAAAAAATTGTACAGCTATTAGCGAATTTTATAGAAGTGCAGAAAAAAAATGAATTTACTGCCCATATTACAATCGCAAAAAAATGGGCTACTAAAGAGTCGCTAAATTTAACAGAGTTTACATTACCTAATTTAGCCTTTAACGTATTAAGCTTGTCTCTTTTTACGATTAATGCGAATCGTTCTCCGCGTTATGAAGAAATAAGTACAGTTTTAGTGAAGGAGGGGAGAAAAGAATGGCCCAACTAGTTAAGCTACAAGATTATGTTTCTCGCTATCAAATTGATCTAAAAAGATATCCAACTCAGTTTGTAAGATTAAAGAAACAACAGTGGGATCGAACAAAGGAAGAGTGGGAACGAGGTTCTTTTAATGCAGATTGGATCGAAAAAGAAGAGGAAGTTGTTGTAGAATACGAGAAAAAGTCGCTTTTCTCTATTCTTTTTCCTAAGCATAAAAAAGAAATAACAGAAGAAATAGACTGGCAAAATGATGAGTTGACTGAAGAGGTACCAATCCCAGAAGAATCTAGTACGTTACTTTTTGAACCCAAATTAGTATATAAGCCTCAAACAATAGAAGAGTTAAAGCGAATGTATTTAGATCAGTTATTTCATTTTCAATTAAAATGGGCAAGCTCCACTTTACGAGAAAAGTCTTATGTAGATCCAAAATATATGCGTGATTCACTGCTAAGAGATTTAACACAGAAACTACCGGATAATTATTTTTTATTTTATTATCCTATTTTAAAGCTAAAAAAAGCACCAATTGAGTTAGATATTATACTAATACTTCCTACTGAAGTTGTCTGTATTGTAGTTCTGGAGGACAAAACTTCCGATGCGTTTATAGGGAGTGGGGAACGATTTTGGCTAAAGAAAAGTGGGAAAGAAGAAAAGAAAATATTAAATCCTACAATTAATCTGAATCGAATGGAATCAATTTTAGGGCAGATTTTCGAAAAACAAGAAATAGAGTTACCGATAAAAAAAGTAATTCTTTCAAGGAATGGTTATATTGATTATCCAGGAAACTCGTTTCATACCGAATTTATCGATACTAGAAAATTTCCAGAATGGTTTTTATCATTGAAATCTTCCCATTCTCCGATGAAGCATATGCAATTTAAAGCAGCACAGGCTATATTGGACCTAGTACAAACCACTTCGTATTCAAGATCTAGTTGGGATTTAGGTAGTGAGGAAACCAATGAGTAATATAGTCTTTATCGTAAATGAGTATGCAGGGAATGGGTTAGGTAAGAAGATATGGAGAAAGTGGAAAGACGCTATCGATTTTCCTCATACAGTATTTATCACAGAGAGTAAAGACCATGCCACGAAAATAGCAAGAAAATGCGCAGAATCTATGGATAATTTGCTCATTGTTGGTGTTGGCGGAGATGGGACCATTCATGAAATTATCGTTGGTGTAGTTGGGTTTGAGCATGTTCGAATCGGTATCATTGCTGCAGGAAGTGGAAATGACTTCGGCCGAACATTTTCCGTTTTTCGTACCTTGAAGGACCTACAGGCTTTTGCTATGAGCGATTTTCATACAAAGATGGATATTGGGACCGTGCAAACTCATAATTCAACATACCAATTTGTTAATAATGCAGGATTTGGATTTGATGCAAAAGTTGCTTACCTCGCTAATTATTCTGTGTGGAAAAGTAGATTAAATCTTTTAAAACTAGGTAAGCTTGCATACATATTATATCTTATTAAAGAGTTATTTACGTTCAATAAATTTTCCTTTACCCTACATAATAAAGAAGAAGTTATCCAATTTGATGATGTGTGGTTCTTTGTTATTTGCAATCAGCCGTTTTTTGGAGGTGGTATGAAAATTTCACCAACATCTATTCCTAATGATCAATTACTAGAAATGACAGTCATTAACAAATTATCAAGATGGAAATTATTATTTATTTTTGGTACAGTATTCTTTGGAAAACATACTAAATTTAAAGAAGTTACACAGTTTCAAGCATCAGATTTTAATATAGTTATCCATGATGAAGTGTTCGGCCATGTAGATGGAGAGTTTTCTTGCATAACCGATAAAGATACAGCTTTTGCATGTTCAGTAATAGCAAATGCATGGAATTTAGCAAACCGTTAAAGAAAAAGGAGTTTGAATAATGAGGTTAAGACATAAACCATGGGCAGAGGATTTTATCAATGCTCATCCAGAAATAGTGATCCCAAATCCAGAAGAAATCAAAGGGAAATGGGATATCGAATTTAAGAATGATCATCCACTACACATCGAAGTAGGTTCAGGAAAAGGGCAGTTTGTAACAGGAATGGCCAAGCAAAATCCTGAAATCAATTATATCGGCATCGAGCTATATGACAGTGTGATTGTGTCAGCGTTGGAAAATGCTATTGCTGCTCAGCCATTACCAAATTTACGTTTATTAAAAGTTAACGGAGCAGATTTAGCAAAGTATTTTGAAAAAAATGACGTAGATCGAGTTTACTTAAACTTCTCTGATCCGTGGCCAAAAACTAGA carries:
- the pepV gene encoding dipeptidase PepV; translated protein: MNWLELAESKKSDIVAELQRLIQIPSVMDEKEGNDEMPFGPKPLEALLHMLNEGEQEGFITKNVDNVAGHIEMGEGEDILGILCHVDVVPEGKNWTYPPFEGVVAEDKVYGRGAIDDKGPTIAAWMAMKLVKEAGIELSKKVRLIIGTDEESGFRCMARYFEKEAMPQMGFAPDADFPIINAEKGIANLIFTQTGSADTETIQFFQAGKRTNMVPDEAFAVIFGGLHMIKEKFQAFATEHNVEGEVTQEGPMVKVLVHGKSAHAMEPDDGVNAGILLAKFLQSINLTPHSKAFVNFLVSSFGEESRGHALALNFTDEISGDTTLNPGVIHYAPAQGSCTQVSMRYSVSYPFDEQLSACREVLSSTGITLDLGTNAKPHYVDKEDILIKTLQKVYEKHTGETAELLSIGGGTYARVLEKGVAFGMLFPGRTDVAHQIDEYVDIEDLVKATAIYADAIVELAGSSKLEEK
- the dat gene encoding D-amino-acid transaminase, which encodes MVKVLWNDQFVQEEDVKIGYEDRGYQFGDGIYEVIKIYNGDMFTATEHIDRLYASADKIQLVIPYTKDVMHKMLHDLIEMNELQDGQVYLQFTRGTSMRQHNFPIPSVESVLTAYTKETVRPLSQLENGVKACFVEDLRWLRCDIKSLNLLGNVLAKQEAISKDCYEAVLHRGETITEGSSSNMYGIKDGVLYTHPVSNLILNGITRQVILSCCEEVGLPVVEEAFTKAQALEMDEMIMSSTNAEVMPIISIDSKLIGNGKRGKWTQKLQVAFEKRIPSSVKI
- the thpR gene encoding RNA 2',3'-cyclic phosphodiesterase, translated to MTKHYFIAVKIPKQIANAIIHERDKTNLLKTHKVLPVAEDLHITLYYLGHVEDSTLEQIIHALHQLVWEPFELKTSGVAHFGNEATPRVVYTALEKSNPLQLLQKKIVQLLANFIEVQKKNEFTAHITIAKKWATKESLNLTEFTLPNLAFNVLSLSLFTINANRSPRYEEISTVLVKEGRKEWPN
- a CDS encoding nuclease-related domain-containing protein; protein product: MAQLVKLQDYVSRYQIDLKRYPTQFVRLKKQQWDRTKEEWERGSFNADWIEKEEEVVVEYEKKSLFSILFPKHKKEITEEIDWQNDELTEEVPIPEESSTLLFEPKLVYKPQTIEELKRMYLDQLFHFQLKWASSTLREKSYVDPKYMRDSLLRDLTQKLPDNYFLFYYPILKLKKAPIELDIILILPTEVVCIVVLEDKTSDAFIGSGERFWLKKSGKEEKKILNPTINLNRMESILGQIFEKQEIELPIKKVILSRNGYIDYPGNSFHTEFIDTRKFPEWFLSLKSSHSPMKHMQFKAAQAILDLVQTTSYSRSSWDLGSEETNE
- a CDS encoding diacylglycerol/lipid kinase family protein, with translation MSNIVFIVNEYAGNGLGKKIWRKWKDAIDFPHTVFITESKDHATKIARKCAESMDNLLIVGVGGDGTIHEIIVGVVGFEHVRIGIIAAGSGNDFGRTFSVFRTLKDLQAFAMSDFHTKMDIGTVQTHNSTYQFVNNAGFGFDAKVAYLANYSVWKSRLNLLKLGKLAYILYLIKELFTFNKFSFTLHNKEEVIQFDDVWFFVICNQPFFGGGMKISPTSIPNDQLLEMTVINKLSRWKLLFIFGTVFFGKHTKFKEVTQFQASDFNIVIHDEVFGHVDGEFSCITDKDTAFACSVIANAWNLANR
- the trmB gene encoding tRNA (guanosine(46)-N7)-methyltransferase TrmB: MRLRHKPWAEDFINAHPEIVIPNPEEIKGKWDIEFKNDHPLHIEVGSGKGQFVTGMAKQNPEINYIGIELYDSVIVSALENAIAAQPLPNLRLLKVNGADLAKYFEKNDVDRVYLNFSDPWPKTRHAKRRLTHAEFLELYKSILVDHAEIHFKTDNRGLFEYSLTSMSAFGMLIKDVSLDLHVNMPEDNVMTEYEEKFSAKGQPIYRVEAKYV